A single region of the Biomphalaria glabrata chromosome 15, xgBioGlab47.1, whole genome shotgun sequence genome encodes:
- the LOC106061555 gene encoding mucin-2-like — protein sequence MELIPRLEVVGTKVKGKYYNNYHQNGTFDPGLASPDFFSAMGMSPNYKGPLNFDSFPQTFNPNSGFDNDSLNGSQVQLIRHKKERSKRTAMLIGFGVLLMVLAAFVVVVGFLGAELNADKNKNVAASEMSSEALTQVLASRGFSVSSPKGADVLQISPGVSQTSQPQPSVQVVITTTARATPAPVAVLPASATPPPASPPNPTQVVQPPEVYTATTTTTTLSTTMTSPPAPSPVVIPPRLLVPNDAHASSPATPAPFTTSISTTLTPSTTAQTTLLTTPSTTTTMPSTTSTTPSTTTTTPSTTTTTPSTTTTTPSTTTTTPSTTTTTPSTTTTTPSTTTTTPSTTTTTPSTTTSTTAPFTTTTPSTTTTSTTTTPSTTTTTASSTTTTTSTTTITPSTTTTTQSTTSTTPSTTTTTTPRPTTLLNSLFNVSSETPSTPQTNAQSTAAPPPAVTNPPVGDTKLKIILRPMTLTGATFIGCNYTDPNPPPVLIIFRVEPLKDPIPLVIFPRNASIVLHETLNTTIYKAAAQLTGLSKLFALQISRVKCQDLKSYTCYIPATPETPEMISEGQSVMSLPKEIQNVTALVPSKILAGQSTRMACTSIEMTNKTVSWELMPPQGTSFSPFEFPGQRHVPTQSNITSDFNCNIYGSNLLVQQTFDLSLNGSKVRCVSGTTGATSSPVTLNISTS from the exons ATGGAGCTAATACCACGTCTAGAAGTTGTTGGCACGAAGGTGAAAGGCAAGTATTACAACAACTACCATCAGAATGGAACTTTCGATCCCGGATTAGCATCGCCAGATTTTTTCAGCGCTATGGGAATGTCGCCAAATTATAAG GGGCCCTTGAATTTCGACTCATTTCCCCAAACATTTAATCCTAACTCAGGATTTGACAACGACTCACTGAATGGATCCCAAGTGCAGCTAATACGTCATAAGAAGGAGAGATCCAAAAGAACGGCCATGCTGATTGGTTTCGGTGTTCTGCTCATGGTGCTAGCAGCTTTCGTAGTTGTTGTCGGATTTCTTGGAGCTGAACTCAATGCTGACA AGAACAAGAATGTAGCAGCCAGTGAAATGTCTTCTGAAGCGTTGACGCAGGTCTTGGCTTCTAGGGGCTTTTCCGTTTCCTCCCCCAAAGGTGCAGACGTCCTGCAGATATCTCCTGGTGTAAGTCAAACCAGCCAGCCACAGCCGTCTGTACAGGTCGTGATAACAACAACAGCTAGGGCTACTCCTGCTCCTGTAGCTGTGTTACCAGCTTCAGCTACTCCACCTCCTGCAAGTCCACCCAACCCTACACAAGTTGTTCAACCACCGGAGGTATATACAgcaacaacaacgacaacaacacTCTCAACCACGATGACCTCACCACCAGCACCGTCTCCTGTAGTGATCCCACCAAGACTCTTGGTTCCGAACGACGCACATGCTTCATCGCCAGCAACTCCGGCTCCCTTCACAACTTCAATATCTACCACTTTAACACCCAGTACTACAGCGCAAACTACATTGTTGACAACACCATCAACAACTACCACAATGCCATCAACAACATCGACTACACCGTCCACAACGACAACTACACCGTCCACAACGACAACTACACCATccacaaccacaacaacaccgTCCACAACGACAACTACACCATCCACAACGACAACTACACCATccacaaccacaacaacaccgTCCACAACGACAACTACACCGTccacaaccacaacaacaccatccacaacaacaagtACAACAGCCCCATTCACAACGACAACACCATCTACAACGACGACATCAACGACAACAACACCATCAACAACGACAACGACAGCATCATCGACGACAACCACAACATCTACAACGACGATCACACCATCCACAACGACAACCACTCAATCAACAACGTCGACCACTCCGTCTACTACGACTACAACAACACCACGACCAACCACCCTTTTGAATTCactttttaatgtttcatctgAAACACCCTCGACCCCACAGACAAATGCGCAGAGCACGGCGGCACCACCACCAGCAGTAACAAATCCTCCAGTTGGCGATACAA AGTTGAAGATCATTTTAAGACCTATGACCTTGACCGGAGCCACCTTCATAGGCTGCAACTACACAGATCCGAACCCTCCTCCTGTGTTGATTATATTCCGTGTGGAGCCTTTGAAAGACCCGATACCTTTGGTTATTTTCCCAAGAAATGCAAGCATAGTTTTGCATGAGACTCTGAACACTACAATCTATAAAGCGGCAGCCCA GTTGACAGGTTTGAGTAAACTGTTTGCCTTGCAAATATCTCGAGTCAAATGTCAAGACCTCAAAAGTTACACCTGCTACATCCCAGCAACGCCTGAAACTCCGGAAATGATATCTGAGGGTCAAAGTGTCATGAGTT TGCCAAAAGAAATACAGAACGTCACTGCTTTGGTACCTTCAAAAATCCTTGCCGGACAGAGCACTCGAATGGCGTGTACATCTATAGAGATGACTAAC AAAACAGTGTCTTGGGAGTTAATGCCACCTCAGGGTACCAGCTTCTCTCCCTTTGAATTTCCTGGTCAGAGACATGTTCCTACACAGTCAAATATAACATCTGATTTTAACTGTAACATTTACGG
- the LOC106055601 gene encoding lysosomal protective protein-like: MCPRFLLPGIILVIASQTQAAPQEDFISDLPGLSWKPNFKQYSGYLKGSGSKKLHYWFVESSGNPKVDPVVLWMNGGPGCSSLHGFLTEHGPFRVNSDGSTLQPFPFAWNQLASMIYLEAPAGVGFSYSDDKNYTTDDDEVSESNHLALQDFFRKFPEYSQNDFYITGESYGGIYVPTLVSRVLDDPTINLKGFAVGNGLSDDEMNDNSIVYFAYYHGLLGDEEWINLLKVCCPGKESSLTCNFVAGMKNPQCSSELQDVQNLVWRSGLNVYNLYANCPGGAKDLTLHFDEEREMFVTSNFGWPFMFLKSSIYDMKQKLKTLPANKLVSTPPCTNDTNVIKYLNSASVKKALHISKEAADWDICSTVVGNNYKQLYSTVKPQYLKAVNRKLRVLVYNGDIDMACNFLGDEWFVDSLNLTNPQERKKWYYKEADGTTQVAGFVKTFDFLTFATIRGAGHMVPTDKPRPALEMFTNFIQNKPFKYEQQ; the protein is encoded by the exons atgtgtcCCAGATTTTTACTGCCTGGAATAATTTTAGTGATTGCAAGCCAAACGCAAGCAGCTCCCCAGGAAGACTTCATTTCTGACTTGCCAGGTTTATCATGGAAACCAAATTTTAAACAATACTCTGGATATTTAAAAGGTTCTGGATCAAAAAAGCTGCACTACTG GTTTGTAGAGTCTTCAGGCAACCCCAAAGTAGATCCTGTTGTTTTGTGGATGAATGGTGGTCCAGGTTGTAGCTCGTTGCATGGATTCCTTACTGAACATGGGCCTTTCAGG GTTAATTCTGATGGATCAACACTGCAACCTTTTCCTTTTGCTTGGAATCAG TTGGCAAGTATGATCTACTTGGAAGCACCTGCTGGCGTTGGCTTTTCTTATTCTGATGATAAGAACTACACCACTGATGACGATGAG GTATCAGAGAGTAATCACTTAGCATTGCAAGATTTCTTTCGGAAGTTTCCTGAATACTCTCAAAATGATTTTTACATCACTGGAGAAAGTTACGGTGGAATATATGTACCTACGTTGGTGTCAAGGGTTTTGGATGATCCAACCATTAATTTAAAA GGTTTTGCAGTTGGTAATGGATTATCTGATGATGAAATGAATGACAATTCTATTGTTTACTTTGCCTACTACCATGGTCTCTTGGGAGATGA GGAATGGATAAATTTGTTGAAAGTTTGTTGTCCAGGAAAAGAATCAAGTCTAACTTGTAACTTTGTTGCTGGTATGAAAAATCCACAGTGTTCCTCAGAG ctgcaaGATGTACAAAACCTGGTTTGGCGGTCTGGTTTAAATGTCTATAATCTGTATGCTAACTGCCCAGGAGGAGCTAAAGACCTCacacttcattttgatgaagaGAGGGAAATGTTTGTTACCAGCAACTTTGGCTGgccttttatgtttttaaaaagctcaATTTATGACATGAAACAG AAACTGAAGACTTTACCAGCAAACAAATTAGTATCAACACCACCATGTACCAATGACACTAATGTCATCAAGTATTTGAACTCAGCATCTGTTAAAAAAGCTCTCCACATCTCTAAAGAGGCTGCAGACTGGGACATTTGCAG cacTGTTGTTGGCAACAATTATAAGCAATTATATTCTACAGTAAAGCCTCAGTATCTGAAAGCAGTTAACAGAAAG CTTCGCGTCCTTGTATATAATGGTGACATAGATATGGCTTGCAACTTTCTAGGCGATGAATGGTTTGTGGACTCCTTAAATTTAACT AACCCACAAGAACGAAAGAAATGGTATTACAAAGAAGCTGATGGTACAACACAAGTTGcaggctttgtaaaaacatttgATTTCCTGACCTTCGCAACTATTAgg GGAGCAGGACACATGGTACCAACAGACAAACCTAGACCAGCTTTGGAAATGTTCACGAACTTTATACAAAACAAACCTTTTAAATATGAACAGCAATGA